In Quercus robur chromosome 11, dhQueRobu3.1, whole genome shotgun sequence, the following proteins share a genomic window:
- the LOC126705933 gene encoding uncharacterized protein LOC126705933 isoform X1 → MAVESSSTTSRPNDDRSAIVFGGFTRSKQPSVRDDGATVSQIEWFSIEVPDADADADSHCQKQKLNPLSVMEIENECYFAALDSSIYCISSHHYRDRVQIFDLTATGGWQPGPPSIVSRVGPHKFVVDGKLYILGGLREVESPWMEVLDPKIGVWKPLPNPPVEVCDHSRNVVALLLKPKKQIIVSSPLSQRTSVYLPLECRFLTYSIDDQSWEPIDTSVSVSNLPPLCGYRQRTNTALADGDTLYWASFDQLARHELVIHAYNLITDEWFEGYLDTCDEIFGKNELLAEPHPHGLLHLGHSKFCLLLQSSFIPQRQRRGEKRIEIPYLYCVTIVVSKISNMDPDKEGFKDLNISVVATHKYPMDRSIDILDAQLLCRDHCSYTSKQKKPKISEDNSDGESLPFKEQFQPVIPTQQGQTCVPSASQQFQPMVQGFLSNVAMPPNLSQPSVPSVTNHVPGLPNDISGLSKFQPTSQMLAPGQPWLSFKRQSAAFATPVLQTGQQPSVIPSTDSAVTVPSLNQHSSSDWQEIRYYYNKRTGESTWDKPPELMAPIEKLHK, encoded by the exons ATGGCCGTCGAAAGTTCATCGACAACGTCAAGGCCAAATGACGATAGATCCGCCATCGTTTTCGGCGGTTTCACCCGGTCCAAGCAACCGTCGGTGAGGGATGATGGAGCCACCGTATCACAGATAGAATGGTTTTCCATTGAAGTCCCAGACGCAGACGCAGACGCAGACTCACACTGTCAAAAGCAAAAGCTGAATCCGCTTTCGGTGATGGAGATTGAGAACGAGTGTTACTTTGCAGCATTAGACTCCTCCATCTATTGTATTAGCAGTCATCACTATCGTGATCGAGTTCAGATTTTCGACCTTACCGCTACAGGTGGTTGGCAGCCTGGTCCTCCATCGATTGTTAGTAGAGTCGGGCCACACAAGTTCGTCGTCGACGGAAAGTTGTACATTTTAGGTGGTTTACGGGAAGTTGAGTCTCCCTGGATGGAAGTTTTAGATCCTAAAATAGGAGTGTGGAAACCGTTACCCAATCCTCCAGTGGAGGTTTGCGATCATAGTCGGAATGTTGTCGCTCTTCTTCTTAAGCCCAAGAAGCAGATTATTGTCAGTTCACCCCTTAGTCAACGTACTTCTGTCTATCTTCCTCTTGAATGTCGTTTCCTCACATACAGCATCGATGATCAGTCTTGGGAACCAATCGACACTTCCGTGTCCGTCTCCAATCTACCTCCTCTTTGTGGTTACAGGCAGAGGACTAATACTGCTTTAGCAGATGGTGATACTCTCTATTGGGCTTCCTTCGATCAGTTAGCTAGACATGAATTGGTTATACACGCTTACAATCTGATTACTGATGAGTGGTTCGAGGGCTATCTCGACACTTGCGATGAAATTTTTGGGAAGAACGAATTACTAGCTGAGCCTCATCCTCACGGTCTTCTCCATTTAGGTCATAGTAAATTCTGTCTTCTCTTGCAGTCCTCCTTCATTCCTCAGAGGCAGAGGCGAGGTGAAAAGCGCATTGAAATTCCTTACTTGTATTGTGTCACAATTGTTGTTTCTAAAATATCTAACATGGACCCAGACAAAGAAGGTTTCAAGGACCTGAATATTTCGGTTGTGGCCACCCACAAGTATCCCATGGATCGCAGCATAGATATCTTGGATGCCCAGTTGCT CTGCAGGGATCACTGCTCTTATACATCAAAGCAGAAGAAACCAAAGATTTCAGAAGATAATTCTGATGGTGAGTCTCTTCCTTTCAAGGAACAG TTTCAGCCAGTTATTCCAACCCAGCAAGGACAGACATGTGTTCCATCGGCATCTCAGCAGTTTCAGCCTATGGTACAGGGGTTTCTCTCAAATGTTGCAATGCCTCCTAATCTGAGTCAACCAAGTGTCCCTTCTGTAACAAATCATGTGCCTGGCCTGCCCAATGATATTAGTGGATTGTCCAAGTTCCAACCAACATCTCAAATGCTTGCACCTGGGCAACCTTGGTTATCCTTTAAACGTCAGAGTGCAGCATTTGCGACACCAGTACTGCAGACTGGTCAACAACCTTCAGTCATCCCTTCTACAGATTCT
- the LOC126705933 gene encoding uncharacterized protein LOC126705933 isoform X2, which produces MAVESSSTTSRPNDDRSAIVFGGFTRSKQPSVRDDGATVSQIEWFSIEVPDADADADSHCQKQKLNPLSVMEIENECYFAALDSSIYCISSHHYRDRVQIFDLTATGGWQPGPPSIVSRVGPHKFVVDGKLYILGGLREVESPWMEVLDPKIGVWKPLPNPPVEVCDHSRNVVALLLKPKKQIIVSSPLSQRTSVYLPLECRFLTYSIDDQSWEPIDTSVSVSNLPPLCGYRQRTNTALADGDTLYWASFDQLARHELVIHAYNLITDEWFEGYLDTCDEIFGKNELLAEPHPHGLLHLGHSKFCLLLQSSFIPQRQRRGEKRIEIPYLYCVTIVVSKISNMDPDKEGFKDLNISVVATHKYPMDRSIDILDAQLLCRDHCSYTSKQKKPKISEDNSDGESLPFKEQFQPVIPTQQGQTCVPSASQQFQPMVQGFLSNVAMPPNLSQPSVPSVTNHVPGLPNDISGLSKFQPTSQMLAPGQPWLSFKRQSAAFATPVLQTGQQPSVIPSTDSAVTVPSLNQHSSSDWQEIRYYYNKRTGESTWDKPPELMAPIEKLHK; this is translated from the exons ATGGCCGTCGAAAGTTCATCGACAACGTCAAGGCCAAATGACGATAGATCCGCCATCGTTTTCGGCGGTTTCACCCGGTCCAAGCAACCGTCGGTGAGGGATGATGGAGCCACCGTATCACAGATAGAATGGTTTTCCATTGAAGTCCCAGACGCAGACGCAGACGCAGACTCACACTGTCAAAAGCAAAAGCTGAATCCGCTTTCGGTGATGGAGATTGAGAACGAGTGTTACTTTGCAGCATTAGACTCCTCCATCTATTGTATTAGCAGTCATCACTATCGTGATCGAGTTCAGATTTTCGACCTTACCGCTACAGGTGGTTGGCAGCCTGGTCCTCCATCGATTGTTAGTAGAGTCGGGCCACACAAGTTCGTCGTCGACGGAAAGTTGTACATTTTAGGTGGTTTACGGGAAGTTGAGTCTCCCTGGATGGAAGTTTTAGATCCTAAAATAGGAGTGTGGAAACCGTTACCCAATCCTCCAGTGGAGGTTTGCGATCATAGTCGGAATGTTGTCGCTCTTCTTCTTAAGCCCAAGAAGCAGATTATTGTCAGTTCACCCCTTAGTCAACGTACTTCTGTCTATCTTCCTCTTGAATGTCGTTTCCTCACATACAGCATCGATGATCAGTCTTGGGAACCAATCGACACTTCCGTGTCCGTCTCCAATCTACCTCCTCTTTGTGGTTACAGGCAGAGGACTAATACTGCTTTAGCAGATGGTGATACTCTCTATTGGGCTTCCTTCGATCAGTTAGCTAGACATGAATTGGTTATACACGCTTACAATCTGATTACTGATGAGTGGTTCGAGGGCTATCTCGACACTTGCGATGAAATTTTTGGGAAGAACGAATTACTAGCTGAGCCTCATCCTCACGGTCTTCTCCATTTAGGTCATAGTAAATTCTGTCTTCTCTTGCAGTCCTCCTTCATTCCTCAGAGGCAGAGGCGAGGTGAAAAGCGCATTGAAATTCCTTACTTGTATTGTGTCACAATTGTTGTTTCTAAAATATCTAACATGGACCCAGACAAAGAAGGTTTCAAGGACCTGAATATTTCGGTTGTGGCCACCCACAAGTATCCCATGGATCGCAGCATAGATATCTTGGATGCCCAGTTGCT CTGCAGGGATCACTGCTCTTATACATCAAAGCAGAAGAAACCAAAGATTTCAGAAGATAATTCTGATGGTGAGTCTCTTCCTTTCAAGGAACAG TTTCAGCCAGTTATTCCAACCCAGCAAGGACAGACATGTGTTCCATCGGCATCTCAGCAGTTTCAGCCTATGGTACAGGGGTTTCTCTCAAATGTTGCAATGCCTCCTAATCTGAGTCAACCAAGTGTCCCTTCTGTAACAAATCATGTGCCTGGCCTGCCCAATGATATTAGTGGATTGTCCAAGTTCCAACCAACATCTCAAATGCTTGCACCTGGGCAACCTTGGTTATCCTTTAAACGTCAGAGTGCAGCATTTGCGACACCAGTACTGCAGACTGGTCAACAACCTTCAGTCATCCCTTCTACAGATTCT GCAGTAACTGTTCCTAGCCTTAATCAACACTCCTCATCTGATTGGCAAGAGATTAG
- the LOC126705933 gene encoding uncharacterized protein LOC126705933 isoform X6: MAVESSSTTSRPNDDRSAIVFGGFTRSKQPSVRDDGATVSQIEWFSIEVPDADADADSHCQKQKLNPLSVMEIENECYFAALDSSIYCISSHHYRDRVQIFDLTATGGWQPGPPSIVSRVGPHKFVVDGKLYILGGLREVESPWMEVLDPKIGVWKPLPNPPVEVCDHSRNVVALLLKPKKQIIVSSPLSQRTSVYLPLECRFLTYSIDDQSWEPIDTSVSVSNLPPLCGYRQRTNTALADGDTLYWASFDQLARHELVIHAYNLITDEWFEGYLDTCDEIFGKNELLAEPHPHGLLHLGHSKFCLLLQSSFIPQRQRRGEKRIEIPYLYCVTIVVSKISNMDPDKEGFKDLNISVVATHKYPMDRSIDILDAQLLCRDHCSYTSKQKKPKISEDNSDGESLPFKEQPVIPTQQGQTCVPSASQQFQPMVQGFLSNVAMPPNLSQPSVPSVTNHVPGLPNDISGLSKFQPTSQMLAPGQPWLSFKRQSAAFATPVLQTGQQPSVIPSTDSAVTVPSLNQHSSSDWQEIRYYYNKRTGESTWDKPPELMAPIEKLHK, encoded by the exons ATGGCCGTCGAAAGTTCATCGACAACGTCAAGGCCAAATGACGATAGATCCGCCATCGTTTTCGGCGGTTTCACCCGGTCCAAGCAACCGTCGGTGAGGGATGATGGAGCCACCGTATCACAGATAGAATGGTTTTCCATTGAAGTCCCAGACGCAGACGCAGACGCAGACTCACACTGTCAAAAGCAAAAGCTGAATCCGCTTTCGGTGATGGAGATTGAGAACGAGTGTTACTTTGCAGCATTAGACTCCTCCATCTATTGTATTAGCAGTCATCACTATCGTGATCGAGTTCAGATTTTCGACCTTACCGCTACAGGTGGTTGGCAGCCTGGTCCTCCATCGATTGTTAGTAGAGTCGGGCCACACAAGTTCGTCGTCGACGGAAAGTTGTACATTTTAGGTGGTTTACGGGAAGTTGAGTCTCCCTGGATGGAAGTTTTAGATCCTAAAATAGGAGTGTGGAAACCGTTACCCAATCCTCCAGTGGAGGTTTGCGATCATAGTCGGAATGTTGTCGCTCTTCTTCTTAAGCCCAAGAAGCAGATTATTGTCAGTTCACCCCTTAGTCAACGTACTTCTGTCTATCTTCCTCTTGAATGTCGTTTCCTCACATACAGCATCGATGATCAGTCTTGGGAACCAATCGACACTTCCGTGTCCGTCTCCAATCTACCTCCTCTTTGTGGTTACAGGCAGAGGACTAATACTGCTTTAGCAGATGGTGATACTCTCTATTGGGCTTCCTTCGATCAGTTAGCTAGACATGAATTGGTTATACACGCTTACAATCTGATTACTGATGAGTGGTTCGAGGGCTATCTCGACACTTGCGATGAAATTTTTGGGAAGAACGAATTACTAGCTGAGCCTCATCCTCACGGTCTTCTCCATTTAGGTCATAGTAAATTCTGTCTTCTCTTGCAGTCCTCCTTCATTCCTCAGAGGCAGAGGCGAGGTGAAAAGCGCATTGAAATTCCTTACTTGTATTGTGTCACAATTGTTGTTTCTAAAATATCTAACATGGACCCAGACAAAGAAGGTTTCAAGGACCTGAATATTTCGGTTGTGGCCACCCACAAGTATCCCATGGATCGCAGCATAGATATCTTGGATGCCCAGTTGCT CTGCAGGGATCACTGCTCTTATACATCAAAGCAGAAGAAACCAAAGATTTCAGAAGATAATTCTGATGGTGAGTCTCTTCCTTTCAAGGAACAG CCAGTTATTCCAACCCAGCAAGGACAGACATGTGTTCCATCGGCATCTCAGCAGTTTCAGCCTATGGTACAGGGGTTTCTCTCAAATGTTGCAATGCCTCCTAATCTGAGTCAACCAAGTGTCCCTTCTGTAACAAATCATGTGCCTGGCCTGCCCAATGATATTAGTGGATTGTCCAAGTTCCAACCAACATCTCAAATGCTTGCACCTGGGCAACCTTGGTTATCCTTTAAACGTCAGAGTGCAGCATTTGCGACACCAGTACTGCAGACTGGTCAACAACCTTCAGTCATCCCTTCTACAGATTCT
- the LOC126705933 gene encoding uncharacterized protein LOC126705933 isoform X8, translating to MAVESSSTTSRPNDDRSAIVFGGFTRSKQPSVRDDGATVSQIEWFSIEVPDADADADSHCQKQKLNPLSVMEIENECYFAALDSSIYCISSHHYRDRVQIFDLTATGGWQPGPPSIVSRVGPHKFVVDGKLYILGGLREVESPWMEVLDPKIGVWKPLPNPPVEVCDHSRNVVALLLKPKKQIIVSSPLSQRTSVYLPLECRFLTYSIDDQSWEPIDTSVSVSNLPPLCGYRQRTNTALADGDTLYWASFDQLARHELVIHAYNLITDEWFEGYLDTCDEIFGKNELLAEPHPHGLLHLGHSKFCLLLQSSFIPQRQRRDKEGFKDLNISVVATHKYPMDRSIDILDAQLLCRDHCSYTSKQKKPKISEDNSDGESLPFKEQFQPVIPTQQGQTCVPSASQQFQPMVQGFLSNVAMPPNLSQPSVPSVTNHVPGLPNDISGLSKFQPTSQMLAPGQPWLSFKRQSAAFATPVLQTGQQPSVIPSTDSAVTVPSLNQHSSSDWQEIRYYYNKRTGESTWDKPPELMAPIEKLHK from the exons ATGGCCGTCGAAAGTTCATCGACAACGTCAAGGCCAAATGACGATAGATCCGCCATCGTTTTCGGCGGTTTCACCCGGTCCAAGCAACCGTCGGTGAGGGATGATGGAGCCACCGTATCACAGATAGAATGGTTTTCCATTGAAGTCCCAGACGCAGACGCAGACGCAGACTCACACTGTCAAAAGCAAAAGCTGAATCCGCTTTCGGTGATGGAGATTGAGAACGAGTGTTACTTTGCAGCATTAGACTCCTCCATCTATTGTATTAGCAGTCATCACTATCGTGATCGAGTTCAGATTTTCGACCTTACCGCTACAGGTGGTTGGCAGCCTGGTCCTCCATCGATTGTTAGTAGAGTCGGGCCACACAAGTTCGTCGTCGACGGAAAGTTGTACATTTTAGGTGGTTTACGGGAAGTTGAGTCTCCCTGGATGGAAGTTTTAGATCCTAAAATAGGAGTGTGGAAACCGTTACCCAATCCTCCAGTGGAGGTTTGCGATCATAGTCGGAATGTTGTCGCTCTTCTTCTTAAGCCCAAGAAGCAGATTATTGTCAGTTCACCCCTTAGTCAACGTACTTCTGTCTATCTTCCTCTTGAATGTCGTTTCCTCACATACAGCATCGATGATCAGTCTTGGGAACCAATCGACACTTCCGTGTCCGTCTCCAATCTACCTCCTCTTTGTGGTTACAGGCAGAGGACTAATACTGCTTTAGCAGATGGTGATACTCTCTATTGGGCTTCCTTCGATCAGTTAGCTAGACATGAATTGGTTATACACGCTTACAATCTGATTACTGATGAGTGGTTCGAGGGCTATCTCGACACTTGCGATGAAATTTTTGGGAAGAACGAATTACTAGCTGAGCCTCATCCTCACGGTCTTCTCCATTTAGGTCATAGTAAATTCTGTCTTCTCTTGCAGTCCTCCTTCATTCCTCAGAGGCAGAGGCGAG ACAAAGAAGGTTTCAAGGACCTGAATATTTCGGTTGTGGCCACCCACAAGTATCCCATGGATCGCAGCATAGATATCTTGGATGCCCAGTTGCT CTGCAGGGATCACTGCTCTTATACATCAAAGCAGAAGAAACCAAAGATTTCAGAAGATAATTCTGATGGTGAGTCTCTTCCTTTCAAGGAACAG TTTCAGCCAGTTATTCCAACCCAGCAAGGACAGACATGTGTTCCATCGGCATCTCAGCAGTTTCAGCCTATGGTACAGGGGTTTCTCTCAAATGTTGCAATGCCTCCTAATCTGAGTCAACCAAGTGTCCCTTCTGTAACAAATCATGTGCCTGGCCTGCCCAATGATATTAGTGGATTGTCCAAGTTCCAACCAACATCTCAAATGCTTGCACCTGGGCAACCTTGGTTATCCTTTAAACGTCAGAGTGCAGCATTTGCGACACCAGTACTGCAGACTGGTCAACAACCTTCAGTCATCCCTTCTACAGATTCT
- the LOC126705933 gene encoding uncharacterized protein LOC126705933 isoform X3, translating into MAVESSSTTSRPNDDRSAIVFGGFTRSKQPSVRDDGATVSQIEWFSIEVPDADADADSHCQKQKLNPLSVMEIENECYFAALDSSIYCISSHHYRDRVQIFDLTATGGWQPGPPSIVSRVGPHKFVVDGKLYILGGLREVESPWMEVLDPKIGVWKPLPNPPVEVCDHSRNVVALLLKPKKQIIVSSPLSQRTSVYLPLECRFLTYSIDDQSWEPIDTSVSVSNLPPLCGYRQRTNTALADGDTLYWASFDQLARHELVIHAYNLITDEWFEGYLDTCDEIFGKNELLAEPHPHGLLHLGHSKFCLLLQSSFIPQRQRRGEKRIEIPYLYCVTIVVSKISNMDPDKEGFKDLNISVVATHKYPMDRSIDILDAQLLCRDHCSYTSKQKKPKISEDNSDGESLPFKEQFQPVIPTQQGQTCVPSASQQFQPMVQGFLSNVAMPPNLSQPSVPSVTNHVPGLPNDISGLSKFQPTSQMLAPGQPWLSFKRQSAAFATPVLQTGQQPSVIPSTDSAVTVPSLNQHSSSDWQEIRYYYNKRTGETTWDKPPELMAPIEKLHK; encoded by the exons ATGGCCGTCGAAAGTTCATCGACAACGTCAAGGCCAAATGACGATAGATCCGCCATCGTTTTCGGCGGTTTCACCCGGTCCAAGCAACCGTCGGTGAGGGATGATGGAGCCACCGTATCACAGATAGAATGGTTTTCCATTGAAGTCCCAGACGCAGACGCAGACGCAGACTCACACTGTCAAAAGCAAAAGCTGAATCCGCTTTCGGTGATGGAGATTGAGAACGAGTGTTACTTTGCAGCATTAGACTCCTCCATCTATTGTATTAGCAGTCATCACTATCGTGATCGAGTTCAGATTTTCGACCTTACCGCTACAGGTGGTTGGCAGCCTGGTCCTCCATCGATTGTTAGTAGAGTCGGGCCACACAAGTTCGTCGTCGACGGAAAGTTGTACATTTTAGGTGGTTTACGGGAAGTTGAGTCTCCCTGGATGGAAGTTTTAGATCCTAAAATAGGAGTGTGGAAACCGTTACCCAATCCTCCAGTGGAGGTTTGCGATCATAGTCGGAATGTTGTCGCTCTTCTTCTTAAGCCCAAGAAGCAGATTATTGTCAGTTCACCCCTTAGTCAACGTACTTCTGTCTATCTTCCTCTTGAATGTCGTTTCCTCACATACAGCATCGATGATCAGTCTTGGGAACCAATCGACACTTCCGTGTCCGTCTCCAATCTACCTCCTCTTTGTGGTTACAGGCAGAGGACTAATACTGCTTTAGCAGATGGTGATACTCTCTATTGGGCTTCCTTCGATCAGTTAGCTAGACATGAATTGGTTATACACGCTTACAATCTGATTACTGATGAGTGGTTCGAGGGCTATCTCGACACTTGCGATGAAATTTTTGGGAAGAACGAATTACTAGCTGAGCCTCATCCTCACGGTCTTCTCCATTTAGGTCATAGTAAATTCTGTCTTCTCTTGCAGTCCTCCTTCATTCCTCAGAGGCAGAGGCGAGGTGAAAAGCGCATTGAAATTCCTTACTTGTATTGTGTCACAATTGTTGTTTCTAAAATATCTAACATGGACCCAGACAAAGAAGGTTTCAAGGACCTGAATATTTCGGTTGTGGCCACCCACAAGTATCCCATGGATCGCAGCATAGATATCTTGGATGCCCAGTTGCT CTGCAGGGATCACTGCTCTTATACATCAAAGCAGAAGAAACCAAAGATTTCAGAAGATAATTCTGATGGTGAGTCTCTTCCTTTCAAGGAACAG TTTCAGCCAGTTATTCCAACCCAGCAAGGACAGACATGTGTTCCATCGGCATCTCAGCAGTTTCAGCCTATGGTACAGGGGTTTCTCTCAAATGTTGCAATGCCTCCTAATCTGAGTCAACCAAGTGTCCCTTCTGTAACAAATCATGTGCCTGGCCTGCCCAATGATATTAGTGGATTGTCCAAGTTCCAACCAACATCTCAAATGCTTGCACCTGGGCAACCTTGGTTATCCTTTAAACGTCAGAGTGCAGCATTTGCGACACCAGTACTGCAGACTGGTCAACAACCTTCAGTCATCCCTTCTACAGATTCT GCAGTAACTGTTCCTAGCCTTAATCAACACTCCTCATCTGATTGGCAAGAGATTAG ATATTATTACAACAAGAGGACAGGTGAGACTACCTGGGATAAGCCACCAGAATTGATGGCCCCAATTGAG AAATTGCACAAATGA
- the LOC126705933 gene encoding uncharacterized protein LOC126705933 isoform X4 — MAVESSSTTSRPNDDRSAIVFGGFTRSKQPSVRDDGATVSQIEWFSIEVPDADADADSHCQKQKLNPLSVMEIENECYFAALDSSIYCISSHHYRDRVQIFDLTATGGWQPGPPSIVSRVGPHKFVVDGKLYILGGLREVESPWMEVLDPKIGVWKPLPNPPVEVCDHSRNVVALLLKPKKQIIVSSPLSQRTSVYLPLECRFLTYSIDDQSWEPIDTSVSVSNLPPLCGYRQRTNTALADGDTLYWASFDQLARHELVIHAYNLITDEWFEGYLDTCDEIFGKNELLAEPHPHGLLHLGHSKFCLLLQSSFIPQRQRRGEKRIEIPYLYCVTIVVSKISNMDPDKEGFKDLNISVVATHKYPMDRSIDILDAQLLCRDHCSYTSKQKKPKISEDNSDGESLPFKEQFQPVIPTQQGQTCVPSASQQFQPMVQGFLSNVAMPPNLSQPSVPSVTNHVPGLPNDISGLSKFQPTSQMLAPGQPWLSFKRQSAAFATPVLQTGQQPSVIPSTDSAVTVPSLNQHSSSDWQEIRYYYNKRTGETTWDKPPELMAPIEKLHK; from the exons ATGGCCGTCGAAAGTTCATCGACAACGTCAAGGCCAAATGACGATAGATCCGCCATCGTTTTCGGCGGTTTCACCCGGTCCAAGCAACCGTCGGTGAGGGATGATGGAGCCACCGTATCACAGATAGAATGGTTTTCCATTGAAGTCCCAGACGCAGACGCAGACGCAGACTCACACTGTCAAAAGCAAAAGCTGAATCCGCTTTCGGTGATGGAGATTGAGAACGAGTGTTACTTTGCAGCATTAGACTCCTCCATCTATTGTATTAGCAGTCATCACTATCGTGATCGAGTTCAGATTTTCGACCTTACCGCTACAGGTGGTTGGCAGCCTGGTCCTCCATCGATTGTTAGTAGAGTCGGGCCACACAAGTTCGTCGTCGACGGAAAGTTGTACATTTTAGGTGGTTTACGGGAAGTTGAGTCTCCCTGGATGGAAGTTTTAGATCCTAAAATAGGAGTGTGGAAACCGTTACCCAATCCTCCAGTGGAGGTTTGCGATCATAGTCGGAATGTTGTCGCTCTTCTTCTTAAGCCCAAGAAGCAGATTATTGTCAGTTCACCCCTTAGTCAACGTACTTCTGTCTATCTTCCTCTTGAATGTCGTTTCCTCACATACAGCATCGATGATCAGTCTTGGGAACCAATCGACACTTCCGTGTCCGTCTCCAATCTACCTCCTCTTTGTGGTTACAGGCAGAGGACTAATACTGCTTTAGCAGATGGTGATACTCTCTATTGGGCTTCCTTCGATCAGTTAGCTAGACATGAATTGGTTATACACGCTTACAATCTGATTACTGATGAGTGGTTCGAGGGCTATCTCGACACTTGCGATGAAATTTTTGGGAAGAACGAATTACTAGCTGAGCCTCATCCTCACGGTCTTCTCCATTTAGGTCATAGTAAATTCTGTCTTCTCTTGCAGTCCTCCTTCATTCCTCAGAGGCAGAGGCGAGGTGAAAAGCGCATTGAAATTCCTTACTTGTATTGTGTCACAATTGTTGTTTCTAAAATATCTAACATGGACCCAGACAAAGAAGGTTTCAAGGACCTGAATATTTCGGTTGTGGCCACCCACAAGTATCCCATGGATCGCAGCATAGATATCTTGGATGCCCAGTTGCT CTGCAGGGATCACTGCTCTTATACATCAAAGCAGAAGAAACCAAAGATTTCAGAAGATAATTCTGATGGTGAGTCTCTTCCTTTCAAGGAACAG TTTCAGCCAGTTATTCCAACCCAGCAAGGACAGACATGTGTTCCATCGGCATCTCAGCAGTTTCAGCCTATGGTACAGGGGTTTCTCTCAAATGTTGCAATGCCTCCTAATCTGAGTCAACCAAGTGTCCCTTCTGTAACAAATCATGTGCCTGGCCTGCCCAATGATATTAGTGGATTGTCCAAGTTCCAACCAACATCTCAAATGCTTGCACCTGGGCAACCTTGGTTATCCTTTAAACGTCAGAGTGCAGCATTTGCGACACCAGTACTGCAGACTGGTCAACAACCTTCAGTCATCCCTTCTACAGATTCT GCAGTAACTGTTCCTAGCCTTAATCAACACTCCTCATCTGATTGGCAAGAGATTAG ATATTATTACAACAAGAGGACAGGTGAGACTACCTGGGATAAGCCACCAGAATTGATGGCCCCAATTGAG